The Campylobacter concisus sequence GATCTATCGTCGTGCAAGCACCGATCTCGACAAAATCACCCAAAACTACGTTGCCATTGTGGTAAATTTTTACATGCTCGCCAGTTTTTGTATGTGCATAGCCAAAGCCATCGCTTCCGATCACACAGTTTGCCAGTAGGTGGCACTCGTTACCGATGACGCAGTCGTTGTAGATGACGACATTTGGATGGATGATGCAGTTTTTACCGATAGTTACGTTATCGCCCAAAAATGCCCCAGCCATGACTACCGTATTTTCGCCCACGCTCACATTTGAGCCTACATAGACATTTGGCATTATCTTTGCACTCTTGGCGATATTTGATGGCTTTGGCTCACAAAAAAGTGGCTTAGCATAATCTTTACTAAGCAAGGCAAATGCAAGGTGCGGGTTATCACACACAAGTGCGACCATGCCAGCTGGCACCAAGCCTAAAAGCGATTTTGTCACCAATATGGCTCCAGCATTTGAAGTGCTTATAAATTTGGCATTCTTCTCGCCATCACAGTATGTTAGCTCGGCCTTATTTGCATTTTTTAAAGAATTTAGAGCAAAAATTTCAAGATCTTCTCCGCTAAAAGTAGCATTTACTTTTGAGGCTATTTCACTTAGTTTCATCATATATCCATTATCACAGATCCGCCGCGCACGACATCAACTGGGTTAAATTTCTTTATCGATTTTAAAAAGTTCTCTATCCTACTCGCATCGTCAGCCACCATGACAACGATGTAGTTTTCGTTTGTATTTGTAACGATACCGTTATACGACTTTAGTATCGCCTCAAGACCGGCAAAATTTTCACCAAGTGGGATTTTCACAAGAGCCATCTCTTTTTCGACAAATTCGCCACTTTCTATGACTTTATACGTTGGGATGAGCTTATGAAGCTGTTTTACGATCTGCTCTAAAACTCTCTCGTCGCCACTTGTTACGATACTTAGCCTTGAGAAGTTGCTCTCAGGTATCGGAGCAACGGTGAGCGTATCGATGTTGTAGCCCCTGCCCGCAAAAAGCCCAGAAATTCTAGCCAAAACGCCGTGTTCATTTAAAACTATAACCGAAATCGTTCTTCTGATACTCATTTTTCTTCCTTGCTCTTTAATATCATATTATAAATCGCAGCTCCAGCTGGAACCATAGGAAGCACATCCTCAAAGCGGTCGATCCTAACGTCGATCATCGCTGATTTTTTGCTATCGATCGCCTCTTTTAAAGCCTTTCTAAACTCATCCTTGCTCTTGCAAACAAAGCCAATTCCGCCAAATCCTTCAGCTATCTTTACAAAATCAGGCTGCAAGCTAAGATCAGTCGATGAGTAGCGTTTTTCATAAAAAAATGTCTGCCACTGACGAACCATACCTAAGAAGTTGTTGTTTAAAATGATGTTTATAACTGGCATATTTATCTCATGAGCAGTCATTAACTCTTGGATATTCATAAGTATTGAGCCATCACCTGTAAAATTTATAACAAGATTTTCTGGTTTTGCACATTTTGCGCCGATCGCTGCAGGGAGGCCAAATCCCATTGTGCCAAGTCCACCACTTGTGACAAGCTGTCTTGCTCGGTTAAACGGATAAAACTGCGCCACCCACATTTGGTGCTGTCCGACGTCTGTTGAGATTATCGCATCAGCTCCTGCTATCTTTGCGGTCTCTTCGATGACCCATTGTGGCTTTAAGACCTTGTCGCTATCTGTGTAGCCAAGTGGATTTAACTTAGAATATCTATCTAAAATTTCTCTCCAAGGTGCGTAGTTTTCAGGCTTTGCATTGACTTCTTCATGAAGCTCAGTTAGCACGTTTGTAAGATCGCCAACGATTGGATAGTGAGCATTTATGATCTTTGAGATTGAGCTTGGATCGATATCGATGTGAATTATCTTTGCATGTTTGGCAAACTCATCCGTCCTGCCAGTGATCCTGTCACAAAATCTAGCTCCAAGCGAGATGAGAAGGTCGCACTCGCTAAGTGCCATATTTGAAGCGTAGCTGCCATGCATGCCCGCCATGCCTAAATTTAGCTCATCTTTTGCATCAAGCACTCCAAGAGCCATCAGCGTCTCAACCGCTGGGATGCCAGTTTTTTGCATAAATTTACGGATAATATCACTAGCTCCAGATGCGACCGCGCCACCACCGATGTATAGAAGCGGCCTTTTAGCTTCATTTATCGCAACTGCTGCTTTTTTTATCTGTTTTGAGTTGCCCTTATAGGTTGGCTTGTAGCTTGGGATAGAAATTTCCTTTGGATAGACAAAGTCACCAAGTCTTGATGTGATATTTTTTGGGATATCGATATGAACCGGTCCTGGACGGCCTGATCTTGCGATATAAAAGGCTTCTTTTATGATACGAGGTAGCTCTTCAACGCTATTAACTAAAAAGTTATGCTTAACACAGGGGCGTGAAATGCCGACCGCATCGATCTCTTGAAAAGCATCTGTACCGATCATAAATGTTGGCACCTGGCCGCTTATAAGCACGATTGGAATACTATCACTATAAGCTGTTGCAAGGCCAGTGACTGCATTTGTAAAGCCAGGGCCACTTGTCACAAAAGCAACGCCAACTTTACCACTAACCCTAGCGTATCCATCGGCCGCATGAACGGCTGCTTGCTCGTGGCGAACCAAAACGTGTTTAAAATAAGTCTGCTTGTATGTTTCGTCGTAGATATTTAAAGCTGCACCGCCAGGATAGCCAAAAACTATCTCAACGCCCTCTTCGTGCAAGGCCTCGCTTATCATCTGTGAACCAGAAATCTGTTTTATCATCACTTTAGCCTTTTGATAAATTTATCGCAGATTATATCCCAAAGCATTTTAAATCCATTTTAACTTTCTAGCGAAATTTAGGTATTGCTTTGATTTTCTTGAAAAATTTTTAACTAGCTTAGAAGAATAATACAAAATATTTTACATAAAATTAAACATATTATTTTTAGTAAAATTGATAAATTTAAGTGAGCAAAGACTATAAAATTTTAAGAGCTAAAACTCATTTGTATAAATTTTAGGCTTAATTTTTTAATTAAAATAAGCCTAAAATTTTGCTTCATTTTTTATATCATTTAGCTTTTTAACGGCTTCGTCAAAGTTATCAGAATTTATGAAAACATTAATATTTTCATTTTTCTTATAGACTTTATCGTAGTATTTTGTGAGTAAAATTTCAGCTACTTTAGCAATGTCATTTTCATTAAATTTAGCCACAGCTTCATCTCTAGCTTTTTTATCGATAAATGGTGAAATTTTCTTCATACACTCGTCAAAAAAAGCTTTATCCACACTTTTATAGTCATCTACTATACAAGAAATTCTTTTTTCTAAACTTGCACTTACTTCGACATTTATGCCACTACGCATTGCCTCATAAAGGCTCTTTGGCAAGCTTAATGAGCCTATCCTTCTGCTCTCACCCTCAATAAAGCAAATTTTATCTTCTAGCGTTATGAGCTTTTCAAATAACGCATCTTCAAAGCTTTTTTGACTTGGCTGCGCGCCATTTATCGCCCCAAAGACAGAGCCTAAATGATTTGCCATAGCTTCAAGGTCTATTGACGGGCTTAGAGTCCTTATTAGCTTACTTTTATAGCAGCCAGTATTGCCAAAAAGAGTGATAAATTTTGTGCTCAAAGGTCGATTTAGAAATTCTAAAACATGATTTCTATAAGCTTTATAGCCACTACTAAGCCTAAAAACTCTATATCCTATCATGCTAAGCACATAGCCAACAGAATTTGATCTAAGCCCACCTTTAGCGCAGTAGATACCAATAGCTGAACCAACCTTGGCTCTTTTATAAACCTCATCAATGATATTTTGTAAATTTTTGCAGATATATTTTGCGCCAAGACTCTTTGCTAGGAATCTATCGCTTTTATAGAGCGTGCCTACCTCTTTATGTTCTATGTCATTTAAAGCGTATAAATTTATGGCATCTTTTATGTGAGAATATAAAAATTCATGTGGCGATCTTGCGTCTATTAAAATTTCAAAAGAGCTTCTTTTCTCTAGCCACTGCTCTACATCAAGCTCAAATAACGGCACTAAATGCCTTTTTTAGTTTCTCAAAAAGTGGATGAAATGGTGTGCCATTTACTCTAACATCAGAGATGGTGGTTATAAAATTTGTATCTCCGCTCCACCTTGGCACAAGGTGATAATGCACATGCTCAGCTATCCCAGCTCCCGCTGCCTTGCCTAAATTCATACCTATATTTACGCCATTAGCATAAAGCTCTTTTTTTAAAATTTCAACTCCAAGCCTTACAAATTTACTCATCTCAAACCAAGTCTGCTCATCAAGCTCTTCGATCTTGTCGGTATGCTGATTTGGTATTATCATAAAATGCCCTGGAGAATACGGATATAAATTCATAATCCCAAAACAATGTTTAGCTCGAAAAAGCACACCATTTTTATCATCATCATCTGAGTTTATAACATCACAAAAAACACAGCTATCTTTTTTAGCGCTAAAGTATTCGCTTCTCCAAGGGGCACAAAGGTGCTGCATTACTCGCCCTCCTTTATCTTTTTGACGGCATTTTTTATATCATCTTGCCTCATAAAATGCTCTCCTATCAAGAAAGCATCTACGCCTATTTTACTTAGCTCTCTAAGCTGTTCATGCTCGTAAAGGCCACTTTCAGCAACTATTATCTTGCCATTTGGCAAAAGTGGTATGAGCTTCTCACAAAGGCTCATATCCATCGTAAAATCATCTAAATTTCTGTGATTTATACCTATTATATTTGCTCCTGCAAAGATAGCCTTTTTCACATCACTCGCGTCGTGAGTTTCAACCAAAACTTCAAGCCCTAAGTGATGAGCGTAGTCTAAAAGCTCTTTTAGCTCATTTTGAGTTAACGCTTTTGCGATGAGCAAGATAAAATCCGCCCCATAAACAAGAGCTTCAAGAATTTGATACTTATCAACGATAAAATCTTTTCTAAGGATCGGCCTTGATGCGTAGCGCCTAACTTGAGTGATATACTCGATGTTGCCTTTGAACCAATGTGGCTCAGTCAAGATACTAAAGGCATTTGAGTACTGCTCGTATTCTTGAGCTATTTTTATCGGCTCAAAATCCTCTCTTATCACGCCCCTACTTGGGCTTGCTTTTTTGATCTCAGCTATGATTTTTATAGGCTCATTTTGACTTGCTCTAAGTGCATTTAAAACATCTCTTGGCACGTATGGATTATACGCGAGCGAGCGACCAAGCCACTCCTCAGGGAAGTCTGCTTTTCTTTTTTCAAGATCATCTTTGGTTTTTTTAATTATCTCATCAAGTATCATTTTTTAAGCCTTTTGTTTAGATTTATTATACAGCGCTCTATTAGGTGCAAATGCTCTTTTGCCTCTTTTGAAGCTCTAAAATCAACATCTTTCATCGCGTGCTGCATAATGCTTTTTGCCTTTTTGCACTCACCAAGCTTAAAATATCCCCACGCTAGCGAATCCTCATAATAAGGCGACTCAGGCGAGATAGCAAGCGCCTTTTGCACAAGCTCTATACCCTTTCTAGGGTCAATATCATGATCTATCAGTAAGTAGCCATAATAGTTAAAAAACATATCATTTTCTAGCTTTGGCACGCTAGCTTCAAATTTATCTAAAATTTCAGACATTTTTTGTTCGTTCAAGTTGTCTTTATTCATCTCGTATTCGTAAATCGCGGCTTTTGCTAAAAAATTTAAATCCCTGCTATCGTTATAAATTTTAACAGCAAGTATATATGCATCACCAAAATTACTAGTTGCTGCATAAAGATCCATAAGTGCCACATCGTTGTAGCTATATTTTTTTAAAATTTCAATTGCTGCTTTGTAATTTTTATCATAGATAAAAAACTGCACGATCTTATCAATATACGAAGTATCGTGATTTAGCTCATAAAGCTCTTCAAAGAGCTCGATCACTTTTGGGAAATTTCTTTGCTGGGAGTAAATTTCAGCCAAAAGCTCGCAAGTCTTTAGCGTGCAGCCTTGTTCATCTCTAAATTTTTCAAGATATTTTGTAGCGTCTTTTATCTTATCCATGCGATTTATCAAAATATCAACGATACGGAGCAAATTTTCTTCTTCTTGCTTTAGCGAGTATGCCTCTTCAAAGTATTTTAGCGCAGTCGTTGTTTCATTTTGCATCATACAAATAGTGCCAAGCATGAGTAAATTTTGGGCATTTGGCTCTTTTGTGGCAAGCTCTTGCATTAAACTTTTAGCCTCATTTAGCTTTGAAAGATTTACTAAATTTGCCACCTTTATACGGATAAAATCGCTATCGTCTTTTAAGCTTTTTTCGCCTTCACTTATCAAAGCGTCTAAATTTTCATTTTTTGTAGCAAAGGCGAGTTTGATCGCCTCTTTTAAATAAGCTTTTTGATTCGTATCTTTAAAAATGTTTGAGTAAGCTTGAATGCTAGCATTCACATCTCCACTATCTTGAAACAATAAAGCCTGCATTAGACGTAAATTTATACTTTTATTATCGTCAGCCAAAAGTAGCTGCGAGTTAAAAAATACGCTCATAAAAAATACTAAAATTTTACGCCAATGCATTCTGCTTTTAGCTCCTTTAAATTTTTTTTAAAATAATTCCAAAACGGAAAAGTCCTACACTGCTGTGGCCTTAGCTCATAAACTGAGCAGTTTTTATTTTTTTCATCAAAAAATACACAAGCAAAGCCATCTTCATAAGGCTTCTCTTTTATGCTACACCTTAGCCCAACTCTTATTAAAAACTGCTTTTCAAACTCATCTTTACTCATATGAAATGCAGTGCAAAATTTTGAAATTTCTTCTTCATTTATCCAGATGTAGCCACTCTCTCCCGTGCAACACTTACCGCCGCAGCTCTCGCAAAAGCTGGCATCAAACTCATAGCTAAAGCCTTGCACTCTCACGTTAGCTCCTGATAATCAACGCTGTTTGTATCAGCTTTTTTAAAAATTTCAATCGCCTCTTTTGTATGCGAGCCATTTTCGCTCATCACTAAAGGCGGCAAAATTTTTAGCTTTGAGTTTGAATTATTTCTTACCTCAAATAAGGCTAAATTTGCTGGCTTATCAGCCTTTGTATGAATAAATTTTAGGCTTACTAAATTTAGTTTAAACTCTTTTAGACACATTGCGATCAGACTAAGATCATCAGGTGCGTAGCAAAAAAACGCCCTTTTGTGAGGCTTTAAATTTATGCTTATACCTCTTATAAAGTCTTTTAAACTTAAAGAGCTTGTGTATCTACTAGCTTTTATATGCTTATCTTCGCTCTGCTTTGCACCCTCGTGATAAAATGGCGGATTTGAGACGATGAGGTCAAATTTCTCACTATCTTTAAAATCTGCAAAATTAGCATTTATAATTTCTGCCTCCAAGCCGTTCTTACTGGCATTAAATTTAGAAATTCCACCATTTATTTGTAAGATATCAAGCAAGCTTAGGCTGGAATTTTTAAAGTCGCGTTTAAGCAGAAGCCCAAGTATCCCGCACCCTGAACCAACGTCTAAAATCCTGCCTGAAAAATTTTTCAAACTTGAGCTTATAAAATCATAAAGTACCAGCGTATCGCTGTTGTAGCGATAGCCACTTTTTAGCTGAGCCAAGATCATCTATAAACCTTGATGATAAAGCCACGCGTGACATCTTTTACGATCACTTCGGAGCTAAAGCTGATCCTTGCAAAATCGCCAAATTCTTCTTTTATAAGCTCGGCTGCTGCCTTTGCGCGCTCTTTACCAACGCCATAATTTACATAGTTATTTAGCCTGCCAAGATCATCTTTTTTGATGCTTTGCGCTACATTTGATGGGATGACAAAATTTTTCTTATCTACGATCGGAATTATCTCATAAAGGTAGTTTGAGTTAAATCTTTGCAAAAATTCGCTCACCTTATTCTTACACATCACGCTAATCTTATCTTTTGCGTCCATGTCATCACACTCAAGGCTAGAGATCAAAACTAGCTTTGTTGGCGTCTCTGGCTTAGTTGTCGCCTGCAAGATATTTTTTAAATTCACATTTTCATTTTCAAGCTCATCTTGTCTATTTAAATTTTGCTCGATATCTTTTTGAAGTTCGATGATTTTGGCATTTACTGGACTTCCTTTTGCGCTAGATGAGCTAAGTTCGTTTATTTTAGAATTTAACCTCTCAATCGTCTTATTGCTCTCATTTAACTTATGTTTTGCACTTTCAAGCTCATTTTGTAAGCTTAGTAAATTTTTACCACCGCTTTTATTACTATCAGCAAAAAGGGCCGACGTATCAGCTATCTTTTTTTGCAAAATATTTATTTGCTGGCGCAAAATTTCATAGTTTTGCATATCGATCTTTAGCGTTCTTTTTTGAGCTTCTAGCTCATTTTGCTTTGAAGCTAACATTTGACTAGTTTGTGTAAGATTATTTTCCAGCTCTTTTATCTTTTCATCTTTTAAATTTATCTTTGCACTTAAATTTTTTAATTCGCTGTCATTTAAACCAAGCTTTTGGGTCTGCAAAGAGATAGTTTGGTTTTGCTCAAACAAAGTTTTTAAAAATTTATTCGTCTTTGTATCAAGCGTCTTTAACTCATCTCGTGCATTTTTAAAGCTCTCTTCACTTAAATTTAGCTTTTTATTTAGCTCACTTAGACTTGCATTTGCATCTAAATTTTGCTTCTCTAGCTTTTTATTTATCAAATTTACTCGCTCAAGCTCTTTTTTAAGCGAATTTATATTTTCATTTGCGAGTTTATTTTCCTGCTCGCTTTTAAGATTTTTTTCTTTTAAATCATTAAAACTTTTATGAAGTGCCGCAAGAGAGGCATTTAGCTCTAAATTTTTACCATTATAGTTTTCAACTGCCAAATCTTTTGAGTTTAAATTTTTCTTTATCTCATCAAGCTCATAAATTCTGTCTTTTAAGGCAGTCTTGCTTGACTCAAGAGCCTCCTCAAGATCAATTATCTTATTTGCCTTTTTTGAAAGCTCATCCTCCATAACGCTTTTTTGCGTTTCAAAGCCATCAGTTAGTGCATTTATCTCTTTTTCATAGCTAAATTTTTGTGTCTTAGCGTCATTTTTTGCTCGCTCGATCTCCTCTTTTAAAAGCAAAATTTCTTTTTTTTCGTTTTTATCTTTTTCATTTTGAGTATTTTCATACTCTTTTATTAGCGCATCTTTTTGAGCCAGTGTCGTATTTAGCTCTATATTTTGCTCTTTTAAAGCTGTGTAATTTGCCTCAGCTGCCTCTTTAAATTTAGCAAAATTTGCTTCGATATCTTTTACCTTACTTTCATCGCCATTTTTTGCCTCATTTATCGCATTTTCAAGGTCTATTATCTTTTTTTCATAGGCTTTTGAGCTCTCTATCATATCAGCTTGAGCTTCATTTAGCCGTTTTGTGAGAGTTTGTATATTTTCAAAGTGTTGTGCTTCAAGCTCGCCAAGCGTCTTTTGGTTTTTCTCAACTATCTCATTTTTTTCATTTTTGATATTTTTTTTCATCTCTGAAATTTTGCTTATAAAGTCTAAATTTTTCTCGCTGATATCGACATTATCAGTAGCTAAAATTTTATTTTTTTTACTTAGCTCACGAACTTGCTCCTGAAGTTCGTTTACATCATTTGATAAATTTTGATCGTTCATTTCAGTAAAATTTTGGATATAGCTTTTTGGAGTTATATATCCGCCATATTCGTAAAGATCGTCTTTGCTGATGTATTTTTGTCTCTCTTCTTCTGGCAAATTATCAAAATTTATAGAATAAATCGTTTGATTAGTATCTTTTAGCGTCTCATCTTCTTTTGGAGATTTAAAAAACGATAGGCAAAAGCCAACTATCAAACAAAAAATAGCTAGTAAAATTTTATTTATCAAGCTTATGCCTTGCCCTTTAAAATGTCTTTTATGACGTGATGAGCGTGATTTAGAGCAACGACTATTGAGCCGCCATTTTTTAGCACGATATCACCGCCCACATAAAGTCCTGGCACGCTACTTTGGTAGCTACTATCAACTATTGGAGTGCCTTTTTCATCAATTTTTATCTGACATTTTTGTAAAAAATCAACCGGACTTGAGCCACCTATTGCATAGACAACTCTGTCATAAACGCGAATTTTGCCATTTTCATAATGCACTCTAACTTTGCCTGATTCGTTATCTATCTCTTTTATATCGTGATTTAGCCTAACTTTTATCTTGCCGTGCTTTTCTAGCTCCCAAAGTGCGCTTAAATTTGTCTCATTTACGCGGCTAAAATTATCTTTTCTATAAGCGATTGTGGTTTTATTGTATTGGCAAAGCTCGATCGCATACTCAACCGCTGAGTTTCCGCCACCTACAACAAGCACCTTTTCGCCGTTTGTGCAGCTATCAAGGTTAAAATTTACAACCGCGTTTAGTGAAGGTGGGATTTTATAATCAGGCTTATTTGGTCGTCCCATTTTGCCAATTGATATCATTACATTTTTAGCTTCATAGACGGCTTTTGAGGTAGTTACTTTAAAAATTTCTCCATCTTTTTTTACACTCTCTACTTCAGAGTTAAAAAAAGCTTCAATCTTTTCAGTATCAAGCAGCTTGTCAAAATAATCAAGCGTGCTCTCTTTCGTGCCATCCTCAAATGAAACTACACCATGTATCGTGCTATCTTGCCCTTTATACTCTTTATCTACGCGTTTATTATCTTTATAAAATTTTCTTATCGTTTGGCTGTGATTATCGCCTTTTTCAAGAAGCAAAACGTTGTTTAAGCCATTTCTTTTTGCCTCAACTACGCTAGCAATTCCACAGGGTCCGCCACCAACAACAATTAGATCATAAACATTCACCATCTTTTTCTCCAAATTTTATAAATTTTAAGCTTTTTTAACCAGATCAGCCATCAAAAAAGCAAGCTCAAGTGCCTGATCAGCATTTAGTCTTGGATCGCACTGCGTCTCATATCTCTCTTTTAGCGAGCTTTCAGTGATGTTTAGCGCGCCGCCGGTACACTCTGTCACATCTTTACCAGTCATCTCAAGATGCACGCCACCTGCTCTTGTGCCCTCAGCTTTATGAATTTCAAAAAAGCTTCTAACCTCGCTTAAAATTTTACTAAATTCACGAGTTTTGTAGTTATTTGAGGCCTTAACAGTGTTGCCATGCATCGGATCGATACTATAAACGATATTTAGCCCCTCGCGTTTTAACTCTCTTAAAATTTTTGGTAAATTTTCACCGATTTTATCTGCACCCATTCTGATTATCACATTTAGTCTGCCAGCTTCATTTTCTGGATTTAGTTTATTTGCAAGTGCGACGACATCTTCAGCCTTTGCACTTGGTCCGATCTTTACGCCGATAGGATTTTTCACACCACTTAAAAAATGTACGTGAGCGTCATTTATACCACGCGTTCTTTCGCCTATCCAAAGCATATGAGCCGAGCAGTCGTACCACTCACCGCTAAGACTATCAACCCTAGTCAATGCCTCCTCATAAGGTAGCAAAAGTGCCTCGTGAGATGTATAAACCGCGGTTTGATTTATGACTGGCGTATTTGCTGAAGTGATGCCACAAGCTGCCATAAATGAAAGCGTCTTTGTTAATTCATCAGCTAGTTTTGCGTATTTCTCGCCGATCTCTGGCTTTTTAACAAAGCCTAAATTCCACTTATGCACTTGATGAAGGTCGGCCAAACCACCTCTTGAAAAGGCTCTAAGTAAGTTCATCGTAGATGCGCTTTGATAATATGCCTCTATCATGCGTTTTGGATCAGGCACTCTTGCCTTTTCGTCAAATTCAAAGCCATTTATGATGTCGCCTCTATAGCTTGGAAGCTTAATGCCATTTACCTCTTCAAAATCGCTACTTCTAGGCTTTGCAAACTGCCCTGCCACGCGGCCCACTTTGACCACTGGATAGCCACCAGCAAAGGTTAAAACTATCGCCATTTGAAGTAAAACCTTAAACATATCTCTGATGTTGTTTGCATTAAAATTTGTAAAGCTCTCAGCGCAGTCGCCACCTTGAAGCAAAAATGCCTCGCCATTACAAACTTTTGCAAGTTCTTCTTTTAAACTTCTAGCCTCGCCAGCAAAGACCAAAGGAGGAAGCGATTTTAATTTTTCTTCGACCTCTTTAAGCTCTTTTAAATCTGGGTATTTTGGTTGTTGCAAGATATTAAATTCTCTCCAGCTATCGCGGTTCCAAGTCATTTATTTTCCTATCTTTTTTGCCTTAAATTAGACGCTGATTATATCACGGCAAACTTAAAAAATAAAAGCCATTAATGGGCTATTAAAGATATTTTGCCTACAATCGCTACTTTAAATTTACCCAAAAAGGAGCAGAATTTTTTCATGATAAAAGGCATATTTTATTCGCTTTTGGCATCTGTTTTGTTTAACTGCATCTACTACATGTCAGTGCTCATGAACCCCATCAGCACGCAAGCTCTTATTGGATACCGCATGATCTTTGCCATGCCTTTTGTCATCGCCGCCATTTTTTTGTTAAAACAGCAGCGAAATTTCAAATTTTTACTTCTAAAAATAAAGCTAAAACCTAAAATTTTACTAGTTTTGCTTGCTACCTCGCTCATTGTCTCATTTCAGATGTGGCTCTATCTCTGGGCTCCAAGTAACGGCGCAGCGCTAAAAGTCTCGATAGGCTACCTCATCATGCCAATAGTCATGGTCCTTTTTGGACGGATATTTTTCAAAGAGCACCTCTCAAAAATAAAGTTAGCATCGATATTTTTCGCTGCCATTGGCGTCTTTAGCACAGCGGTCATAAGCGGTGGCATCTCGTGGGAGAGCGCTGTAGTTTTTTGCCTTTATCCAGTCTATTTTGCCATTAGAAAGTACTACAACCTTGCAAATTTCTCAAGCTTTGTTATCGAGATAATTTTTATGTTTTTATTCTCATTTTATTTTGCGCTCACAGCCGATATGGACTACGTAATGAGCCAAAATCCAAACATCTACTATCTGCTCATCTTGCTTGGTGCTATCAGCGGCATAGCCCTCATCGCCCAGATCCTCTCAAGCACGCTCGTGCCGATAAATGTACTAGGTTTGCTTACATATTTTGAGCCTATAATGATGCTTTTTGTCTCATTTGCCATCGGCGAGAGACTGGAGAAAAGCTCATACTTTTTAATGATCTGCCTAGCCATCTCTGTCACACTTTTGATGATAGATAGTATAAATTCTATAAAAGGCGACAAAAATACCAAGACTAAATGAGAGCCAAAAAGGCGTTATTCTCGCGCTTAGCGCCTTTTTTATGTGGGGGTTTTTGGCGGTTTATTTCAACCTCTTTAGCAAAGATATCGATGCTTATGAAATTTTAGCCCACAGAGTCATTTGGTCATTTTTCTTAATGGCTGGAGTGCTTTATTTTAGTGGCAAAATGGGCGAAATTTTTACTTTACTTAAAGATATTCGTTCGCTAAAAACCTTATTTTTGAGTGGTATATTTATCACCACAAACTGGGGCGTTTATGTATATGCAGTTAGCAATGGCAAAATTTTGGACACAAGCCTGGGCTAT is a genomic window containing:
- a CDS encoding vesicular transport factor Uso1p, giving the protein MINKILLAIFCLIVGFCLSFFKSPKEDETLKDTNQTIYSINFDNLPEEERQKYISKDDLYEYGGYITPKSYIQNFTEMNDQNLSNDVNELQEQVRELSKKNKILATDNVDISEKNLDFISKISEMKKNIKNEKNEIVEKNQKTLGELEAQHFENIQTLTKRLNEAQADMIESSKAYEKKIIDLENAINEAKNGDESKVKDIEANFAKFKEAAEANYTALKEQNIELNTTLAQKDALIKEYENTQNEKDKNEKKEILLLKEEIERAKNDAKTQKFSYEKEINALTDGFETQKSVMEDELSKKANKIIDLEEALESSKTALKDRIYELDEIKKNLNSKDLAVENYNGKNLELNASLAALHKSFNDLKEKNLKSEQENKLANENINSLKKELERVNLINKKLEKQNLDANASLSELNKKLNLSEESFKNARDELKTLDTKTNKFLKTLFEQNQTISLQTQKLGLNDSELKNLSAKINLKDEKIKELENNLTQTSQMLASKQNELEAQKRTLKIDMQNYEILRQQINILQKKIADTSALFADSNKSGGKNLLSLQNELESAKHKLNESNKTIERLNSKINELSSSSAKGSPVNAKIIELQKDIEQNLNRQDELENENVNLKNILQATTKPETPTKLVLISSLECDDMDAKDKISVMCKNKVSEFLQRFNSNYLYEIIPIVDKKNFVIPSNVAQSIKKDDLGRLNNYVNYGVGKERAKAAAELIKEEFGDFARISFSSEVIVKDVTRGFIIKVYR
- a CDS encoding tRNA1(Val) (adenine(37)-N6)-methyltransferase — protein: MILAQLKSGYRYNSDTLVLYDFISSSLKNFSGRILDVGSGCGILGLLLKRDFKNSSLSLLDILQINGGISKFNASKNGLEAEIINANFADFKDSEKFDLIVSNPPFYHEGAKQSEDKHIKASRYTSSLSLKDFIRGISINLKPHKRAFFCYAPDDLSLIAMCLKEFKLNLVSLKFIHTKADKPANLALFEVRNNSNSKLKILPPLVMSENGSHTKEAIEIFKKADTNSVDYQELT
- a CDS encoding YkgJ family cysteine cluster protein; this translates as MRVQGFSYEFDASFCESCGGKCCTGESGYIWINEEEISKFCTAFHMSKDEFEKQFLIRVGLRCSIKEKPYEDGFACVFFDEKNKNCSVYELRPQQCRTFPFWNYFKKNLKELKAECIGVKF
- a CDS encoding tetratricopeptide repeat protein yields the protein MHWRKILVFFMSVFFNSQLLLADDNKSINLRLMQALLFQDSGDVNASIQAYSNIFKDTNQKAYLKEAIKLAFATKNENLDALISEGEKSLKDDSDFIRIKVANLVNLSKLNEAKSLMQELATKEPNAQNLLMLGTICMMQNETTTALKYFEEAYSLKQEEENLLRIVDILINRMDKIKDATKYLEKFRDEQGCTLKTCELLAEIYSQQRNFPKVIELFEELYELNHDTSYIDKIVQFFIYDKNYKAAIEILKKYSYNDVALMDLYAATSNFGDAYILAVKIYNDSRDLNFLAKAAIYEYEMNKDNLNEQKMSEILDKFEASVPKLENDMFFNYYGYLLIDHDIDPRKGIELVQKALAISPESPYYEDSLAWGYFKLGECKKAKSIMQHAMKDVDFRASKEAKEHLHLIERCIINLNKRLKK
- a CDS encoding NAD(P)/FAD-dependent oxidoreductase gives rise to the protein MVNVYDLIVVGGGPCGIASVVEAKRNGLNNVLLLEKGDNHSQTIRKFYKDNKRVDKEYKGQDSTIHGVVSFEDGTKESTLDYFDKLLDTEKIEAFFNSEVESVKKDGEIFKVTTSKAVYEAKNVMISIGKMGRPNKPDYKIPPSLNAVVNFNLDSCTNGEKVLVVGGGNSAVEYAIELCQYNKTTIAYRKDNFSRVNETNLSALWELEKHGKIKVRLNHDIKEIDNESGKVRVHYENGKIRVYDRVVYAIGGSSPVDFLQKCQIKIDEKGTPIVDSSYQSSVPGLYVGGDIVLKNGGSIVVALNHAHHVIKDILKGKA